One stretch of Desulfonatronum sp. SC1 DNA includes these proteins:
- the moaA gene encoding GTP 3',8-cyclase MoaA: MLPETMTDQHGRSINYLRLSITDRCNLRCLYCRSSCAGLKMLPHDQMLSYEESLELIAVASELNISKVRLTGGEPFIRKNFLNFLEQILQHHPHLDMRLTTNATLLSGKIPALKEIGVQGLNISLDTLNRQKFQRITGRDFFLQVRGAIDQCLEHGLRVKINVVALKGVNDDELPDFVRLAERLPLDLRFIEFMPMGEQTIWTPDQLWTAAEILREAGTIARLVPVGGRDKRKGPARMFSLADGKGRIGVISPLSSHFCGQCNRLRITPDGRLRTCLFSDKEYRLRPILRSPKLGREHLRQVIIRAGRVKPMGHELLAAQGRERSVCRKIMSAIGG; encoded by the coding sequence ATGCTCCCCGAAACCATGACCGACCAGCATGGCCGAAGCATCAATTATCTGCGACTGAGCATCACCGATCGCTGCAACCTGCGCTGCCTGTACTGCCGCTCGTCCTGCGCGGGCCTGAAAATGCTGCCCCACGACCAGATGCTCAGTTACGAGGAGAGTCTGGAATTGATCGCCGTGGCCTCGGAGCTGAATATTTCCAAAGTCCGCCTGACCGGGGGCGAGCCCTTCATCCGCAAGAATTTCCTAAACTTTCTGGAGCAGATCCTTCAGCATCATCCGCATCTGGACATGCGCCTGACCACCAACGCCACGCTCTTGTCCGGCAAGATCCCGGCGCTCAAGGAAATCGGGGTCCAGGGATTGAACATCTCTCTGGACACCCTGAATCGACAAAAGTTCCAGCGCATCACCGGACGGGACTTTTTTCTTCAGGTCCGCGGAGCCATCGATCAGTGCCTGGAGCACGGCCTGCGGGTCAAGATCAACGTCGTGGCCCTCAAGGGCGTCAACGACGACGAGTTGCCCGACTTCGTTCGGCTGGCGGAACGGCTGCCCTTGGATTTGCGGTTCATTGAGTTCATGCCCATGGGCGAGCAAACCATCTGGACTCCGGATCAGCTCTGGACGGCCGCGGAAATCCTGCGTGAGGCTGGCACCATCGCTCGCCTCGTGCCCGTGGGCGGGCGGGATAAGCGCAAAGGCCCAGCCAGGATGTTTTCCCTGGCTGACGGCAAGGGGCGCATCGGCGTGATTTCCCCCTTGAGTTCCCATTTCTGCGGCCAGTGCAACCGCCTGCGGATTACCCCTGACGGACGGTTGCGCACCTGTCTCTTTTCAGACAAGGAATATCGTCTGCGCCCCATCCTCCGTTCTCCCAAGCTGGGACGGGAGCATCTGCGCCAAGTGATCATCCGGGCCGGCAGGGTCAAACCCATGGGCCACGAACTCCTGGCCGCCCAGGGGCGGGAGCGTTCGGTATGCCGCAAAATCATGTCCGCTATCGGGGGATGA
- a CDS encoding PhoH family protein: MTVERTLEFQSAAEAQKLFGPHNAHLRQLAELSGITADSRGSVAVLRGEDQQAVDQAANCLVQLHGLQRANTSIQAQDVDHAWRILCSDPQADIKTVFKDVVYAVSPKRTITPRTVSQRSYLQAIRGKDLVFGIGPAGTGKTYLAVAMAVAALTKKEVKRLVLTRPAVEAGEKLGFLPGDLMEKVNPYLRPLYDALHDMLEFRKVQEMVETGVIEIAPLAFMRGRTLNDAFIILDEAQNTTQEQMKMFLTRLGFGSKAVVTGDVTQIDLPVHARSGLIQAEKVLSGVAGLEFIHFHEEDVIRHPLVGRIVHAYDRFTRQDTLQKA; this comes from the coding sequence ATGACTGTTGAACGCACCTTGGAATTTCAAAGCGCCGCCGAGGCCCAAAAACTGTTCGGACCGCACAACGCCCATTTGCGCCAGCTCGCGGAATTGAGCGGTATCACGGCGGACAGTCGCGGTTCCGTGGCCGTGCTGCGCGGCGAGGACCAGCAGGCGGTGGACCAGGCCGCCAACTGCCTCGTGCAACTGCACGGCCTGCAACGGGCCAATACGTCCATCCAGGCCCAGGATGTGGACCATGCCTGGCGCATCCTGTGCAGCGACCCCCAGGCCGACATCAAGACCGTGTTCAAGGACGTGGTCTACGCCGTCTCCCCCAAGCGCACCATCACGCCCCGGACCGTCAGTCAACGCAGCTACCTGCAGGCCATTCGCGGCAAGGATCTGGTTTTCGGCATCGGCCCGGCAGGCACGGGCAAGACCTACCTGGCCGTGGCCATGGCCGTGGCGGCCCTGACCAAGAAGGAGGTCAAGCGTTTGGTGTTGACCAGGCCGGCCGTTGAGGCCGGAGAAAAGCTCGGATTTTTGCCCGGAGACTTGATGGAGAAGGTCAACCCCTATCTGCGCCCCTTGTACGACGCCCTGCACGACATGCTGGAATTTCGCAAGGTTCAGGAAATGGTGGAAACCGGGGTGATTGAAATCGCTCCACTGGCCTTCATGCGCGGGCGTACGCTCAACGATGCGTTCATCATCCTGGACGAAGCCCAGAACACGACCCAGGAACAGATGAAGATGTTCCTGACCAGGCTGGGCTTCGGCTCCAAGGCCGTGGTCACCGGGGACGTCACCCAGATCGACCTGCCCGTGCACGCCCGGTCCGGACTGATCCAGGCCGAAAAGGTGCTGTCCGGGGTCGCGGGGCTCGAATTCATCCATTTTCATGAGGAAGACGTGATCAGGCACCCGCTGGTGGGCCGGATCGTCCATGCCTATGATCGATTCACACGCCAAGACACCCTCCAAAAAGCCTAG